The DNA segment ACGAACTGACTATACGAAATGATTCTTTTATCTTCGAAGCGCTTTACCGAGGCTGTCTTGTCTTAATCTCCTTTCCTTAGTCTTTCGCTAATGGATACTGgggtgaaaaaaagttatgATAAATAAATTATCCGAGAACCgactattttctttcttttttctgcTTGCTTTTTCCCCACTTTTCTCGTCCGGCCTGTTGTAAAAATTTGCTGTTGCTCTCTTCCTACCTAGTTTTTCCGGAAGAAAGCGCCGTAGGGCTTTCGCTGCCACTCCAGGTTTTCCCGAGACGGACGTTTGCGGTTCTTCTCTCGCGAAAACAAAGGCAAAGCTGAGCACGTGGAGAAAAGCCGGGAAAACTCAAGAGCTCAATCAAGTATGCCGGCAAGTGAGCTAGCAGACTTACGCCGCTCCGGAGTTTCGCACGACGAACAGCCGGTACAGGTTCGCGAGAAACGCATCTTCATGGCGACTCCATTCATCATCGTCTCATCATAGTTTCGTTTTGACTTGCACGAGAGGTATTGTGATTTTGCGCCTGTTTGCTGCCCGGTTGTCGGTGCCAGATGCCCTGATTGTTCGCGAAATGGCTTGGAAAAAGATGAAGCGCATTTTTGTGCGCTATCGAGAACGTCGCGAACTAGGCACAGCGATAACAGTTCGTGGGGCCAACCCCGGACGGCAATCTTGCAAACGTCAGCTTTGAACGACATTGCTGGGTGCGAGGAGTTGGCTGGTTGATTTTTAGTCTCGCTGAAGTGACTGCGCTGCGTTCTTCGCTGTGCACACTCCCCGTACGCCCACAAGTGTGGACGGACTGTACACCACCAATCTCACGAATTTCacgtaaaaaaaagttggaCCGCCCGGTCACCCACCTATCCGGCCTGTAAATACAGATGCGTGCCATAGCTAATCAAGTCGATTACGTAGGGTAGTGATGGCTCCACTCACCCCCGGCAGAGAAGTCATCGTGTTCAAAATGTGTACGAATACGTGCAGAAGCGAGCTGAACTAAATACATGGGACAGGGCAACAACAAGTTAAATAGATATgcatttccttttctcttttttcgtCAGTGTTAGCGGGAACAATAGCGTTTGTTCTGATAGCGTATATACACTGAGCGGGATGGCTACCATAAGTAAAACTGCCGCTCGCATCAGTTGGTCTTCTGCTACTGGTGAAAGCACTTACTAGGAGAAAAGCGCGGCAGCTCATACAATTATTTTGTAGCGTTGCTGCGATGAGTGCCTCTATTGCCGTTTCCCGCCCAACACGGCCAACGGTACGCAAAACTAACGGGTTGGCGGCACGGTAGTTGCACGACCGTTGCAAGTTCGCACACAGGCAACGATCGATTGTTCCGTGGCTATAATAGCACCGCGCTGATTGCGAAAGATGCCGGTGGCAGCACGAAACTCGGCATAAGACTTGAGCGGTAATGAGAATGTCAAGTACAAAAAAACTATCTCACCAGACGCAACGTTATTCAACAAGACACGATACTGGGTAATGAATGAGCTGGCCAGATCGATTTCGGAAAGAAAGGTAAACCAAAATTAGGTCGCTTGAGGTCCTGTGAAACCTCCGCCTTGACGTAAACTGGTAGTACTCTTGAGCTTAGGCATCGGCAGCACGTGTCGATGCCGAACCTCTTGCGAAAATTCTAGATTAATCGTGTTGGAACAGGTAAGTTTCTAACTAATCACCTAAGTAGCCATCGTTCCATTCGGAACATTTGGAGGGACGTACACCTGATATTTGTTTCGGGATAAAGAACGTTAATTGGGCGTCCGGACAGTAGACACGGACAAAGTTAAAAAGCTATTAATAGAATGTTAACTTGgaatctatatatatagtgCTATCGGCGTTTGTTGTTCTGCCTCTCTTATACAGTGCAAAAAAGGCCTGCTTTCATTCTTGACCAATACGACTGCTTATAACGGAATTGTTATTCCCTTTCTCGTGAATAATCAAACTATGTGTTATCCTTCAAGCCCTTCACGCACGCTGCAAACGGCGACTTGATTCATCCCTATGCTGTGGCTGGCTTGTAGCTTAGCTGGGACGACCCATTCCTACATGCTGGAGGGTTGGCCGAGTGGTCTAAGGCGGCAGACTTAAGATCTGTTGGACGGTTGTCCGCGCGAGTTCGAACCTCGCATCCTTCATTACTTTTTGCTGTTTCTTTTAACTTTTAGttaatttcttggaattCATCAAACGCCATTCTCTGGGCGGCTAAATCTCCACACAgtatttctcttttacGCGACTAAAAAGGAGATGCTGTTTCTAAAGTCGACCTCACGTACACTAATCTCACCACATTATGACAAGAATGGCACCTAAAAAGAAGCCAAATGATAAAACCGTCCAGGCAAAAGGCTCAGAGGGTAAAGTACTCgtcttttttctgtttaCTATTCCTTACCATTACTAACAACCCCCTCCATAATTTAATCAGCCGAACAATTAATAGAAGACTATTTGGTGTCACAATATAAGCCGTTTTCTGTCAATGACATCATTCAGAATTTACATAACAAGGTGACCAAAACAACCGCTACTAAAGCACTAGAGAACCTCGTCAACGAAAAACGTATAGTATCAAAAAGCTTCGGAAAGATCGTAATTTATTCTTGTAATGAACGGGAGACGGAGCTACCCAGCGATATAGATCCTTCTGATTTTGACTTCGAAACCATATTACAGTTGAGAAATGATCTGATAGAATTAGATAGGGATAAATCGATGGCTAAAGACGCTCTTGACTCTGTTACTAAAGAACCTGAAAACGAGGAACTCttgaaaatcattgaaaaagaggaagacgaGTTGAGAGAGATCGAATCAAAGTTGCAAAGTTTACAAGGCGACTGGAATCCAGCCAACGATGAAATTGTTAAGCAAATAATGTCTAGGGATGCactctttcaaaaagaaatcaccAAGAGGTCAAAGATTTGTAAAAATCTAATAGCAACAATAAAGGATTCAGTGTGcccaaaaaatatgaatgaCTTTCTAGTACgtactttgaaaaaaaaaaatcacatGTCATTTTGTTAACATACTAACGAGAACTTTTCTACAGGAAGAAATTGGATTTGAGAACATTTAAAGGGAAAAAACATCAGTTGATCGTACCCGAAAAACTTGTTTCGCTGCTAGTTAATTTTTATCAtgcttttcattttttctttctttctttattattgttattagaTTACATATAGGTAAATATCTTTATTTCAGTGTATAAGTGCCATGAAAGACACAATGGAGATTTGGAGCCGCTCAAAAAACATACTGTGTATTTATAGGACTGTCTTTCTTAGTTGCAGTAAGAGCAGGATCGCAGTTACTGACGTACGTCACGGATCTGTAATACTCGAAAACACCTTGCATTGATTTCCCATTGGCAAGGATAGCAGTCGTCGACACAGAATATGGTGTCGACTCCAAAGTAGCCGAGGGGATTCGCTCGCATGAAACGCTGACGCCTTGTGCAATTGCTGGAGCAAAGAGAGCAAATAATGGTAGACAGTTGAGAAATTGCATTTTGTGTGCAGACACGAggtttgatgaaattgGGCGTGCGATTTGCTGTAGAACTGAATGTTatttaagaaaaagaaaaaacataGGGAATCCGACACATCACATCTTCGCACAAagtatttatatgtatattcACAGAAAGAACCCCGGATCGCTTGGCTAAGACGGGGAATATATGAGAGCCAACATCGTGAAACAGTCTCTACTTTGAAGTTTCAATGTCCGCGTGGTGTCTTTCCAGTCCAGCCTATACATGTCAATCTTGAGCCGCGTGTAATTGCCGTATTCGGAAATTACATGGTTTCAGCAACTGTTTCgcctaaaaaaaaaagcgcTACAAGCAGGGGAAAGAAATGTTTTAGTATTAAACAGCGGCATAGAGTATATTGCCAGCGGTTTGAAACAACTCCCTCAATATCGGGtattcattttgaaatccaGATGTGGTGGCTTTATACGTGTACTCTAAAGCCTTGCCATCCGGCCCACACATGCAAATACGGGCACCCCAACCGATAGATAGATAGATAGATAGTAAATTATACCTCGCGAATGAATTATACAGAAAATAATACTAAATCGAAATatttaaaaatgatttaaaagaaaaatattcattgtACATAATAAGTCCAAGCATAAATCTTAACGAGAAGTAGCAGCAACCTTTTGGAAAGCACCCTTAGCTTGTTGCTTGGAGAACTTGGAACCTTGAGTACCAGCGGACTTAGCCTTTTCAGCCTTTCTAGCAACTTTGTCagccttcttcttttccttgtcagccttcaatttttcttctctgtTAGCCTTTCTAACTTCTGGCTTCAAAGATCTTCTTTCCTTGATCAAGTCCAAAGAAGCACCAGTGATTGGTCTTTGAGCCTTGACGGTCTTTCTAGATCTTTTCTTGGCGACTTCTTCGGTGATACCTTTCTTGTGGTGCTTTCTGAATAAGACGGTCCAAGCGATTCTTCTTGggttctttctttgcttgAACAAAGAAGCAGATTTGGAGTTTTGGAATCTGAAGATCTTGGAGTCACCACGGACAAATAGGGTACCTCTACCTGGGTAGATTCTGGCACCTGAAAAAGAATCGATTTCAACCTTCATTTTATCACTataaatatcaaaattttcaaaagagatttgaaaaatactcAATGTTAGTAAATCTAAAAATCCGTTATAGATAATCATCTTGTCAATATAAATAATGGCATGCTTGAAGTGCTATTCGGGAGGTCGCGTCATCGTAATAGAAAAGGCGAATGCCGTGGTCGACATCTTAAACTTCAAATTACTCTACTCTTagtttctttcaaaattgataaCATCTATGCCAGTCAATATTCGCGTTCCTCCATTGCTCCTGAACCATGAAACCTTTCTTATTGCATATCTTGCTCGATAGTCGATATTTACTATACGCTATACTAGGATAGACttaaatttcttcaaatttcatTCAGGTATATTGGTTCAAAGGAATACGGATCATTCTAACACACGTAGCGCTCAGCTGCCATTATTATGACTTGCTCATCATATAGGGACATACCTCTCAAGTTATTGTCTTGGTGTCTTCTCTACTTTGCAATGACAATAGCGGGAACCATGCAAATGTACTAAAATATACACTACCTGATGGAATTACTATACAATAGATTAACAGTATCTTACTGCTGGGTGGGACTTCCCTCCCCTCTGTGTGTACATTCATCCTGCCAGTACCAGGCAGACGGCCCAGGCTGCTTGACCTCGTCCCATCCGGCCTGGGAGAGAGTACTCCTGCCCGCTCTGCGCTGCCGCCTTCCAGCTCTTGAAcagaaaacgaaaattCCCATTGAAAGGTGACTCTTTTTGCAACAGCAAAATATGTGGTGAACAGATGTAAAGTCGTCAAATGTACGGATGAATGTGCATTTTGCGAAAAaacattcattttttggcCGAGAcgcttttgattttttcaatttttttttttcgctgCAGATGGAATGGCAGAACCCGCTAACGATAGAGCGTAACCACGCCGGGAATTTTATTATAagccttttcttccatCTGCCTTTGATAAAGGACTTAATATACAAATTCTAAAATCTGTTTGGTTATTTGTTCATTTTaatttttacattttgctttttttaatataaCCAAACAGACCGGAGTGTTCAAAAACCTACAGCTTATTCAATTAATCAATATACGCAGAGATGGTCAGTATAATATGATTTAACAGCTATTTTGCTTTCCTCATTCATGGCATTCAAGAAGGGCTTGGAAACCTCGCCTTTGACGGCTCTTTCTATACGTAGAGCCTCACCGATGACTgtgaaaagaaagcgaAGTACTAGCATGCTTCCTTCAAACAACCTTACTAACAATTAATACGTTATTTTTACCGtttcaaatttcaacaGGCCCCAGTTAAATCCCAAGAATCTATCAACCAAAAGTTGGCTTTGGTTATCAAATCTGGTAAGTACACCTTAGGTTACAAATCCACTGTCAAATCTTTGAGACAAGGTAAGTCTAAGTTGATCATCATCGCCGCTAACACTCCAGTTTTGAGAAAGTCCGAATTGGAATATTACGCTATGTTGTCTAAGACCAAGGTCTACTACTTCCAAGGTGGTAACAATGAATTGGGTACTGCTGTCGGTAAGTTATTCAGAGTTGGTGTCGTCTCTATTTTGGAAGCAGGTGACTCTGATATCTTGACCACCTTGGCTTAAATAAAATAGGCTTAATAATCTGTGCTAGCACGATTGTTTgatatgtatatttttgatatataaCTTCTAGACTATCTATTaatcttatttttgtttaccaGATCCTCGCAGACACGTTTTAGCTAACCTCATTAGTTGTTGGCAAGTAAAACGTCACGCTAGTCGTGTAGGGTTTTTTGCTCTTCCGTACATATGGCGCTCTTTCGGCAAATCATCATCCTTATACCCTGCTTTATTTCTCATTTATCTTTGCATGAATTTTCTATCCGCCTCCGCCGAAATTGGAAGAAGCGATGagataaaattttcagaaatttaCTAGTGATAGCATATAAGAGACAAAGAATCAGTTTATCATTTGACTAGCCGCTATAATAGAACAAACATTCATAAATAGTGTTCATATTCTTTGGAAATTAAAGTAAAGCATAACTAGGGAAAAATGGCGACTGAAACAGGAGTAAAGCCAAAACTTGTAAAAGGTGCTTCAGTTAGTAGGAAGATCTGGAAGGTGGAAAAGGCACCACTGAGAGCCAAGAGTAGAGTTGTTAAGAATAAGAAATTAACCTCATGGGaactaaaaaaacaaaaaagattgGAAGACAAACAATTTAAAGATAAGTTAAAAGGTCTAAAGGATGAGAAGGAGGAAGCTCGTCAAGCTAAAATAACCATGttgaaggaaagaagagaaaagaaggaagaaagtgaaagaTACGAACGTTTGGCGGCTAGAATGCATGCTAAGAAGGTTGAGAGATtgagaagaagagaaaagagaaataagGCATTGAAAGAACGTTGAGTTAAAGTTCTCTTCCAAAATCGTATGGTTAAACACGAGGATATATAGCATTATAGAAGGCTGATGGATGCACTAGTTAATAGTTAACGATGACAAGTTTTTTTAATAGCAACTGTATAGTAATTTATTAcaacaaatatttcaagaaagtatggaaaaaaagggttATTTGGCTGAGAAATAAGCAACATAAAACACACATTGCTAAGACTCAGTTGTAGAAATATAAcagtgaagaagaaaaaaagttgcgAATTCTGTGGATCGAACACAGGACCTCCAGATTACTTGACcgaagtttttcttcagtctGGCGCTCTCCCAACTGAGCTAAATCCGCTTATTTTTTATGAAAATGTGTAATTCACGATAGAATACATCAATACCGCTCAGGGCCTTAATATATCACTAAAGCATCTGAAACAGACACACCCTGAAACACATAGAGATGGGTATGTGGAGCAATTATAACAGTGATTAGATGTATTTTTAGAACGTCGAAATACCTAAACAATtatgttggaacaagtaggttcatcattattcaccTAACTAGTCATTATTACTATCTGAAGTGTTCAGATTGCCTTCTAAAGTGTACTTCGTATATATTACACAGATGTCGTATCTTTAATAGAATGAAGGgatgctaaacgagctgttcgAAGAGTAGGCTTgactgaaaacaaagatccattaattgaacatcaacttggaatttatatatagGTGGTATGTGTggttacattgaacttataatgaattccctagtttattattatattgaactTATTTTACATGTCCAATCGacgtgtgttttatatacctctcttatatagtataagaaagagttctgctttttattcttaattaatactactaattatcaacaaattaCTTAGATCGGAAATTCTGCGTTTCCACCCTATAAGTACAAACCAGATCCCACATATTGGAAACAGAATGAGTTACATCCCTCGACTACCAACAACTTACCACCAGCATTGCTAAATTATACCCTGGTATTACTCGAGGCTTTAATAAAGCAAGAAGACGTTCATGGAAAGGAGATTCAGATGGACATATTTGAATTCAGAATTAAAATCCTCAACAGTAGTATAAAGACCATATGTTCTTACCCAGATTCAAACTGATGCGTGGCAGCAAAAACAAATCATGCCTCAGAAGTGCTAAATCAATGATTGCTTAAATGTTATAATGTACAAATTAAATGATAATGTAAATATGAACTGAACTGAATAATACCGTATAAATGGAAGAGCAGGAAGCAATTGTGCACGTTTTGATGTTGGCTATACATTCCTTTTTATAAacctttctctttcttcctttatttttttattttttttttttaacctaatatttttgttattCAAAGTTGTAGTAACCTTGAGTTGATGAAACGTCTGTCATTAATATCGTGATGGGGAGGATCAAAACTACTATTATTTGATCTTTCTATGCTTGTTTCCCGAATCGATTAAATTATGGAAAATAGTCGATGACACCGAACGATTGTTCGATTCCGTAATCGCCAGGTGACTTCCAGTAATCATTGTAAGTTGATAATATTGTAACATCTAAGTCCATTTCATTTAAGATGTTTTGAACCGCAGTGATTTGGTTAGCTGTGGATGGAATATTGCCACCGTTTTGAATACCAGCTGATGGGTAACCAGTTTCGGtgatgaaaacattggGAGTGCCGCAAACACTTTTAACTAGTTCAACCTGACCTTTGACAAATGTCCCTGCGCTTTCTGCAGTAGCACTGGCATCAAAGTAGGCGTGTGGGTTAATACCAACAAAGTCAATTTCAGAACTTTTGCATAATTCAGGGTTATTCTCAAACGATACTGGCGGTTCACTTGTGGTGATTTGACCAGAATAGCCAGCTTTGTTTAATTGAGATTTGACAGAAGAAATCTTACCGATCAAATCTGAAACAGAGCACCAACCATTGTGAATAGCCTCATTTCCAACAGTGATAAAATCAAAGACGTCCCAACCATTAGTTTGACCGTATTCAATCAATGCGGAAACAGAATCATCTATGGAATCAACACCGCTATTAGTGACGTATAGACCTTGGTTAATCTTGATGCCTAGTTTGACGGCAGCTGGTTGCACAGTTTCGATAGAATTACAATCAGTACCGTAAACACGAATTCTAACAATACCTTTGGATTTAATCATCGTTAAATCAGAGGAGACCGCATCAGCAGACTTACAAGAACCATCATCGTTATAGGGAGAGTATGCAATAGCTTTTGGAGAAGAACTTATAGCAGCGCTACTGCTAGAGGAGCCTTCGGATGTAGTAACTGCTGCATCTTGTGTGGATGAAAGAGTAGATGAAGTGGTCTTCGTAGTTGGTACGGCAGTTTCTTGAGACGTCGTTGTTGGGGTCGTTGTTTGCTGATCCAAAGTGGTAGTAGCAGCGGCTTGATGAGAATGATGTTCTGTGTGAGAACTGTCTGCAACAGTAGCTTCCTCAACACCATTGACCGTATTCTGCGTAGACGTAAAAGTAGAAGGAGAAGTAGAGAGCGAAGTATAAGTAGAAGGAGAGGTAGAAGGAGAGGTAGAAGGAGAAGTAGGAGAGGGGGAAGAGGAAGTAGTAGTAAATTGTTCTGCATCTCCATCTGTATTTATTGTGGAAGGAGGAGTATTGGTTTGCTGCG comes from the Saccharomyces kudriavzevii IFO 1802 strain IFO1802 genome assembly, chromosome: 7 genome and includes:
- the RPL30 gene encoding 60S ribosomal protein eL30 (similar to Saccharomyces cerevisiae RPL30 (YGL030W); ancestral locus Anc_4.85); translated protein: MAPVKSQESINQKLALVIKSGKYTLGYKSTVKSLRQGKSKLIIIAANTPVLRKSELEYYAMLSKTKVYYFQGGNNELGTAVGKLFRVGVVSILEAGDSDILTTLA
- the CGR1 gene encoding Cgr1p (similar to Saccharomyces cerevisiae CGR1 (YGL029W); ancestral locus Anc_4.88) — encoded protein: MATETGVKPKLVKGASVSRKIWKVEKAPLRAKSRVVKNKKLTSWELKKQKRLEDKQFKDKLKGLKDEKEEARQAKITMLKERREKKEESERYERLAARMHAKKVERLRRREKRNKALKER
- the AGA2 gene encoding Aga2p (similar to Saccharomyces cerevisiae AGA2 (YGL032C); ancestral locus Anc_4.83), with protein sequence MQFLNCLPLFALFAPAIAQGVSVSCERIPSATLESTPYSVSTTAILANGKSMQGVFEYYRSVTYVSNCDPALTATKKDSPINTQYVF
- the RPL24A gene encoding 60S ribosomal protein eL24 (similar to Saccharomyces cerevisiae RPL24A (YGL031C) and RPL24B (YGR148C); ancestral locus Anc_4.84), with the protein product MKVEIDSFSGARIYPGRGTLFVRGDSKIFRFQNSKSASLFKQRKNPRRIAWTVLFRKHHKKGITEEVAKKRSRKTVKAQRPITGASLDLIKERRSLKPEVRKANREEKLKADKEKKKADKVARKAEKAKSAGTQGSKFSKQQAKGAFQKVAATSR
- the HOP2 gene encoding Hop2p (similar to Saccharomyces cerevisiae HOP2 (YGL033W); ancestral locus Anc_4.81); translated protein: MAPKKKPNDKTVQAKGSEAEQLIEDYLVSQYKPFSVNDIIQNLHNKVTKTTATKALENLVNEKRIVSKSFGKIVIYSCNERETELPSDIDPSDFDFETILQLRNDLIELDRDKSMAKDALDSVTKEPENEELLKIIEKEEDELREIESKLQSLQGDWNPANDEIVKQIMSRDALFQKEITKRSKICKNLIATIKDSVCPKNMNDFLVRTLKKKNHMSFC
- the SCW11 gene encoding putative glucan endo-1,3-beta-D-glucosidase (similar to Saccharomyces cerevisiae SCW11 (YGL028C); ancestral locus Anc_4.89) — protein: MISVTGFLSSLICLTYLASAFPILPKREIITRVHTASTTNVVTDFYSTTTEVVVAPTVEFLISDSVTFTTTLIPQGVNPTAEPATTITKVLVKKAERTTFASQLTSASQSSPAPQPTSTLQPVSTQQTNTPPSTINTDGDAEQFTTTSSSPSPTSPSTSPSTSPSTYTSLSTSPSTFTSTQNTVNGVEEATVADSSHTEHHSHQAAATTTLDQQTTTPTTTSQETAVPTTKTTSSTLSSTQDAAVTTSEGSSSSSAAISSSPKAIAYSPYNDDGSCKSADAVSSDLTMIKSKGIVRIRVYGTDCNSIETVQPAAVKLGIKINQGLYVTNSGVDSIDDSVSALIEYGQTNGWDVFDFITVGNEAIHNGWCSVSDLIGKISSVKSQLNKAGYSGQITTSEPPVSFENNPELCKSSEIDFVGINPHAYFDASATAESAGTFVKGQVELVKSVCGTPNVFITETGYPSAGIQNGGNIPSTANQITAVQNILNEMDLDVTILSTYNDYWKSPGDYGIEQSFGVIDYFP